In Mycobacterium branderi, the DNA window CTCAATGTGCGAGGCGCGCGGGCTGCCCGTCGCCCGTATCGGCGTCGTCGACCAGGGGTCGGATTCGGTGGAGGTCCAGGGACTGTTCACGGTGTCGTTGGCCGAGCTGCGCAGCACGTCCGAAGGGGTGCTGCCGCGACTGTTCGGGTAGCCCATGAGCGCTTCAGTCGACGACGTCACCACCGTAGCGTTACCGACTCGCGGCAGGCATCCGCTGCTCGTGTGGGCATGGAGCCTGCTGCGGCTGAAATTCGTCGGTGTGGCGTTCGGCGCCTTGTTCTTTTGCTTGTCGCTGACGCCGTCACTGCTGCCCCGGGATTGGCTGTTTCAGGGGCTGATCGGCGGCATCAACGCGGCGTTCGGCTACGGACTGGGCGTGCTGATCGGCAAGACCGTGCACCGTGTCGTGCTGCGCAACGCCGGCTGGTGGCCGCCGCCGGCGCGGGTGCTGTTCTGGATGAAGGCGGCGGTGGTCGCCATCTCGCCGACGGCATGCGTGCTGATGCTCGTCCCCGCCGCATCCTGGCAGCGGCAGGTGTCGGCGCTGATGGGCATCCAAGGGCCGACGACGCCGGCCTACCTGCGGACCCTGATGGTCGCGATCGCCGTAAGCGCGTTGCTGGTAGCGGCATTTCGGGCCGTGATCGACGCCATCAAGCTGCTGGCCCGAATGCTGATCAGACGCTGGCACATCCACGACGAGGTGGCGTTGTTCATCGGCACCGCGATCGTGGTGGCGCTGCTGGTCACCCTGATCAACGGCGTCCTGGTGCGCGGATTCTTCGCCGGGGCCAACAAGATCTTCGAACCGCAGAACAGCGAAACACGCGAAGGCCTGACCCAGCCGACCCTACCCGAAAAGTCAGGCAGCCCAATGTCATTAGCACCGTGGGACACGCTGGGTTATCAGGGCCGCAACTTCGTCGCCACCGGCCCGCACGCCGCCGAGCTCACCCGGATCAACGGCCGGCCCGCGCGGGAACCCATCCGGGTGTATGCCGGGCTGCACACCGCCGAGGACGACGCCGGCCGCATGAAAGTCCTTGTCCGCGAACTCGAACGCACCGCCGCCTCCGACCGCAAGGTGCTGGTCATCGTCCCCACCACCGGCACCGGTTGGATCAATCCGGTGGCCGCCCGCGCGATCGAGATGATGTACAACGGCGACACCGCGATCGTCGGTGTGCAGTATTCCTATCTGCCAAGCTGGATTTCGTTCCTGGCCGACCGACAGAAGTCGAAGGATTCCGGGCGGGCCCTGGTCAACGCCGTCCACGACTACTGGCAGCAACTCCCGGCCGATCACCGGCCGAAGCTGGTGCTCTACGGCGAAAGCCTGGGCTCGATGGCCGGACAGAGCGCGTTCGGATTCCTTCCCGACATTCCGAGGATGGGCTTCGACGGCGTCTTGTGGGTCGGCCCTCCGCACGAGAGCCCCCTCTGGCATGCGCTGATGGTGCGACGCGACCCCGGCACCCCTGAGGTGCAGCCGCGCTACGACAACGGGCGGACCGTGCGGTTCTCCGAGGCGGTCACCAGTGACGACGTCGCCCGCATCGCCGAGCCGCCGTGGGACGGCACCCGAGTTCTGTTCCTGCAGCACCCTTCCGACCCCGTCGTGTGGTGGTCGCCCGATCTG includes these proteins:
- a CDS encoding alpha/beta hydrolase, yielding MSASVDDVTTVALPTRGRHPLLVWAWSLLRLKFVGVAFGALFFCLSLTPSLLPRDWLFQGLIGGINAAFGYGLGVLIGKTVHRVVLRNAGWWPPPARVLFWMKAAVVAISPTACVLMLVPAASWQRQVSALMGIQGPTTPAYLRTLMVAIAVSALLVAAFRAVIDAIKLLARMLIRRWHIHDEVALFIGTAIVVALLVTLINGVLVRGFFAGANKIFEPQNSETREGLTQPTLPEKSGSPMSLAPWDTLGYQGRNFVATGPHAAELTRINGRPAREPIRVYAGLHTAEDDAGRMKVLVRELERTAASDRKVLVIVPTTGTGWINPVAARAIEMMYNGDTAIVGVQYSYLPSWISFLADRQKSKDSGRALVNAVHDYWQQLPADHRPKLVLYGESLGSMAGQSAFGFLPDIPRMGFDGVLWVGPPHESPLWHALMVRRDPGTPEVQPRYDNGRTVRFSEAVTSDDVARIAEPPWDGTRVLFLQHPSDPVVWWSPDLLFTRPDWLVEPPGQDRTAAMSWYPVVTFWQVSADLTDAESMPGGHGHNYGDIVLDGWAAVAPPEGWQPSDTERMRLALKQTESADGPEH